A genomic segment from Cygnus atratus isolate AKBS03 ecotype Queensland, Australia chromosome Z, CAtr_DNAZoo_HiC_assembly, whole genome shotgun sequence encodes:
- the CA9 gene encoding carbonic anhydrase 9, translated as MRLRVSVPVPIPVLVLILAATGRAAAGHGHDDEESLHSEERGPGDSHWSYEEPERWGEPYPACLGTMQSPINIETEKTIFSPQLRPIQLSGYSLPASKKLKLKNNGHTVVLELPESLAITGGYAQQYQAVQLHLHWGSPTTAGSEHTVNGKRFAAELHVVHYNTKYDSFKAAMAQPDGLAVLGAFLEVGPRENPFYQEILKYLHKIQREDEEVLVPGFNIAGLLPDSLHLYFRYNGSLTTPPCFQSVTWMVFNQTVMLSHDQILVLVTSLQYDHSKPLQNNFRPPQGLHKRWVLASFDPTFSRERQVPTAGQTSSSFHAGDVLAVVFGVLFAITALAFVFYVYKHRSQNARLDSPTKSKVIYTAATTENTA; from the exons ATGAGGCTGCGGGTCTCCGTCCCGGTCCCGATCCCGGTGCTGGTCCTGATCCTGGCCGCCACGGGCCGTGCCGCCGCCGGGCACGGGCACGACGACGAGGAGTCCCTGCACTCCGAGGAAAGAG gTCCTGGTGACAGCCACTGGAGCTATGAAG AACCAGAGCGCTGGGGCGAGCCCTACCCGGCCTGCTTGGGCACCATGCAGTCTCCCATCAACATCGAGACGGAGAAGACCATCTTCAGCCCCCAGCTGCGGCCCATCCAGCTCTCCGGCTACAGCCTGCCCGCCAGCAAGAAGCTCAAGCTGAAGAACAACGGGCACACAG ttGTCCTGGAGCTGCCTGAGTCGCTGGCCATCACGGGCGGCTATGCCCAGCAGTACCAAGCCGTGCAGCTGCACCTGCACTGGGGATCCCCGACGACAGCCGGCTCCGAGCACACCGTTAATGGGAAGCGTTTTGCTGCGGAG CTCCACGTGGTCCACTACAACACCAAGTACGACAGCTTCAAGGCAGCGATGGCCCAGCCGGATGGGCTGGCCGTGCTGGGAGCCTTCCTGGAG GTCGGGCCGAGGGAGAACCCATTCTACCAGGAAATACTCAAGTATCTCCACAAAATCCAAAGAGAAG ATGAGGAAGTCCTGGTGCCCGGGTTCAACATCGCGGGCTTGCTGCCCGACAGCCTGCACCTCTATTTCCGCTACAACGGTTCCCTGACCACCCCTCCCTGCTTCCAGTCGGTGACGTGGATGGTCTTCAACCAGACCGTGATGCTCTCCCATGACCAG ATCTTGGTGCTGGTGACAAGCCTGCAGTACGACCACAGCAAACCCCTGCAGAACAATTTTCGGCCGCCCCAGGGCCTGCACAAGCGGTGGGTGCTGGCGAGCTTCGATCCCACCTTCTCCCGGGAGAGGCAGGTGCCCACGG cgGGACAGACCAGCTCCTCCTTTCATGCAG GGGACGTGCTGGCTGTGGTCTTCGGGGTGCTCTTTGCCATCACGGCGCTGGCCTTTGTGTTCTACGTCTACAAGCACCGCAGCCAGAACGCACG GCTGGACTCGCCCACCAAATCCAAGGTCATCTACACGGCGGCCACCACCGAGAACACAGCGTGA
- the LOC118256684 gene encoding gamma-secretase subunit Aph-1b-like isoform X2, whose amino-acid sequence MTLAVFFGCTFIAFGPALSLFLFTIARDPLRIIILIAGAFFWLVSLLLSSLIWFIAVKASDPRDEALQRGLLIFGVMFSVLLQEAFRFLYYKLLRKAIEGLVALSEDGCSPISIQQMAYVAGVGFGLMSGAFSMINLLADALGPGTVGIHGDSQLYFLTSAFMTMVLIFLHTFWGILFFHGCENRRWWEIAAVVVMHLAVSGSTFWNPLYVGSLVPSYLLMAAAAVWAYLLSGGSAQNLRRFLLCSQSGASPQLAS is encoded by the exons ATGACGCTCGCCGTCTTCTTCGGGTGCACCTTCATCGCCTTCGGGCCCGCgctcagcctcttcctcttCACCATCGCCCGCGACCCGCTGCGCATCATCATCCTCATTGCTGG GGCGTTCTTCTGGCTGGTGTCGCTGCTGCTGTCCTCCCTCATCTGGTTCATCGCGGTGAAGGCCAGCGACCCGCGCGACGAGGCGCTGCAGAGGGGGCTGCTGATCTTCGGGGTGATGTTctcggtgctgctgcaggaggcctTCCGCTTCCTCTACTACAAGCTGCTCag GAAGGCCATCGAGGGGCTGGTGGCCCTCAGCGAGGACGGCTGCTCCCCCATCTCCATCCAGCAAATGGCATACG TGGCTGGCGTGGGCTTCGGCCTCATGAGCGGCGCCTTCTCCATGATCAACCTCCTGGCGGACGCGCTGGGACCGGGCACCGTGGGCATCCACGGGGACTCGCAGCTCTACTTCCTGACCTCAG CCTTCATGACCATGGTGTTGATCTTCCTGCACACCTTCTGGGGCATCCTCTTTTTCCACGGCTGCGAGAACCGGCGCTGGTGGGAGATCGCGGCCGTCGTCGTCATGCACCTTGCGGTGTCGGGGTCG ACGTTTTGGAACCCGCTGTACGTGGGCAGCCTGGTGCCCTCCTACCTGCTGATGGCCGCTGCTGCTGTCTGGGCTTACCTGCTCtcggggggctctgcccagAACCTGCGTCGCTTTCTGCTCT GTTCACAGAGCGGAGCCAGCCCCCAGCTGGCATCCTGA
- the TPM2 gene encoding tropomyosin beta chain isoform X3, protein MAGISSIDAVKKKIQSLQQVADEAEERAEHLQREADAERQARERAEAEVASLNRRIQLVEEELDRAQERLATALQKLEEAEKAADESERGMKVIENRAMKDEEKMELQEMQLKEAKHIAEEADRKYEEVARKLVVLEGELERSEERAEVAESRVRQLEEELRTMDQTLKSLIASEEEYSTKEDKYEEEIKLLGEKLKEAETRAEFAERSVAKLEKTIDDLEESLASAKEENVGIHQVLDQTLLELNNL, encoded by the exons ATGGCCGGCATCAGCTCCATCGACGCCGTCAAGAAGAAGAtccagagcctgcagcaggtGGCCGACGAGGCGGAGGAGCGCGCCGAGCACCTGCAGCGGGAGGCCGATGCCGAGCGGCAGGCCCGGGAGCGG GCCGAAGCTGAGGTGGCCTCTCTGAACCGCCGCATCcagctggtggaggaggagcTGGACCGGGCCCAGGAGCGCCTGGCCACCGCCCTGCAGAAGCTGGAGGAGGCCGAGAAGGCGGCGGATGAGAGCGAGAG AGGCATGAAGGTCATCGAGAACAGGGCCATGAAGGACGAGGAGAAGATGGAGCTCCAGGAAATGCAGCTGAAGGAGGCCAAGCACATAGCAGAAGAGGCCGACCGCAAATACGAGGAG GTCGCCCGCAAGCTGGTCGTCCTTGAGGGAGAGCTGGAGCGCTCGGAGGAGAGGGCAGAGGTTGCGGAGAG CCGAGTGagacagctggaggaggagctgCGGACCATGGACCAGACCCTCAAATCCCTCATTGCCTCAGAGGAAGAG TATTCCACCAAGGAGGACAAGTACGAGGAGGAAATCAAGCTCCTAGGGGAAAAACTGAAGGAG GCGGAGACCCGGGCAGAGTTTGCCGAGCGGTCTGTGGCGAAGCTGGAGAAAACCATCGACGACTTGGAAG AGAGTCTGGCCAGTGCCAAAGAGGAGAACGTGGGCATCCACCAGGTCCTGGACCAGACCTTGCTGGAGCTGAACAACCTCTGA
- the LOC118256684 gene encoding uncharacterized protein LOC118256684 isoform X1 has protein sequence MTLAVFFGCTFIAFGPALSLFLFTIARDPLRIIILIAGAFFWLVSLLLSSLIWFIAVKASDPRDEALQRGLLIFGVMFSVLLQEAFRFLYYKLLRKAIEGLVALSEDGCSPISIQQMAYGECHAGPRGRGYPGLMGFGRCLGWGDQGFGVSRPLCRGSGWRGLRPHERRLLHDQPPGGRAGTGHRGHPRGLAALLPDLSLHDHGVDLPAHLLGHPLFPRLREPALVGDRGRRRHAPCGVGVDVLEPAVRGQPGALLPADGRCCCLGLPALGGLCPEPASLSALFTERSQPPAGILRPRRTLPSPPAPALPSVSAARSALASSAIHFLLEWGTPASPGGAGTATQLQHPADKWHWGWPAPLPLWGQLSLRDLALLAPSYPAWEEAFLGLIPRNPLASPPGAEDAPLSPVPLGDTWGGGSSFARRRLGQG, from the exons ATGACGCTCGCCGTCTTCTTCGGGTGCACCTTCATCGCCTTCGGGCCCGCgctcagcctcttcctcttCACCATCGCCCGCGACCCGCTGCGCATCATCATCCTCATTGCTGG GGCGTTCTTCTGGCTGGTGTCGCTGCTGCTGTCCTCCCTCATCTGGTTCATCGCGGTGAAGGCCAGCGACCCGCGCGACGAGGCGCTGCAGAGGGGGCTGCTGATCTTCGGGGTGATGTTctcggtgctgctgcaggaggcctTCCGCTTCCTCTACTACAAGCTGCTCag GAAGGCCATCGAGGGGCTGGTGGCCCTCAGCGAGGACGGCTGCTCCCCCATCTCCATCCAGCAAATGGCATACGGTGAGTGCCACGCGGGGCCCAGGGGACGGGGGTACCCGGGTCTGATGGGGTTTGGGAGgtgcctggggtggggggaccaGGGGTTTGGGGTGTCACGGCCTCTCTGTCGCGGCAGTGGCTGGCGTGGGCTTCGGCCTCATGAGCGGCGCCTTCTCCATGATCAACCTCCTGGCGGACGCGCTGGGACCGGGCACCGTGGGCATCCACGGGGACTCGCAGCTCTACTTCCTGACCTCAG CCTTCATGACCATGGTGTTGATCTTCCTGCACACCTTCTGGGGCATCCTCTTTTTCCACGGCTGCGAGAACCGGCGCTGGTGGGAGATCGCGGCCGTCGTCGTCATGCACCTTGCGGTGTCGGGGTCG ACGTTTTGGAACCCGCTGTACGTGGGCAGCCTGGTGCCCTCCTACCTGCTGATGGCCGCTGCTGCTGTCTGGGCTTACCTGCTCtcggggggctctgcccagAACCTGCGTCGCTTTCTGCTCT GTTCACAGAGCGGAGCCAGCCCCCAGCTGGCATCCTGAGGCCCCGCAGGACGCTCCCATCCccacctgcccctgccctcccctccgTCTCGGCGGCAAGATCGGCACTCGCCTCCTCTGCAATACATTTTCTCCTGGAATGGGGGACCCCGGCCAGCCCCGGAGGGGCAGGTACCgccacccagctgcagcacccagcggACAAGTGGCACTGGGGCTGgcctgctcctctgcccctcTGGGGACAGCTCAGCCTGCGGGACTTGGCTTTGCTGGCCCCGAGTTATCCTGCCTGGGAAGAAGCCTTCCTCGGACTGATCCCAAGGAACCCCCTCGCTTCTCCCCCCGGCGCAGAAGATGCCCCGTTGTCCCCTGTGCCGCTGGGGGACACCTGGGGTGGAGGAAGCAGCTTTGCAAGGCGCCGTCTGGGCCAGGGCTGA